The following coding sequences lie in one Prionailurus viverrinus isolate Anna chromosome X, UM_Priviv_1.0, whole genome shotgun sequence genomic window:
- the SLC25A5 gene encoding ADP/ATP translocase 2, whose product MTDAAVSFAKDFLAGGVAAAISKTAVAPIERVKLLLQVQHASKQITADKQYKGIIDCVVRIPKEQGVLSFWRGNLANVIRYFPTQALNFAFKDKYKQIFLGGVDKRTQFWRYFAGNLASGGAAGATSLCFVYPLDFARTRLAADVGKAGAEREFRGLGDCLVKIYKSDGIKGLYQGFNVSVQGIIIYRAAYFGIYDTAKGMLPDPKNTHIFISWMIAQSVTAVAGLTSYPFDTVRRRMMMQSGRKGTDIMYTGTLDCWRKIARDEGAKAFFKGAWSNVLRGMGGAFVLVLYDEIKKFT is encoded by the exons ATGACAGATGCCGCTGTGTCCTTCGCCAAGGATTTCCTGGCGGGTGGAGTGGCGGCGGCCATCTCCAAGACCGCGGTAGCGCCCATCGAGCGGGTCAAGCTGCTGCTGCAG GTGCAGCATGCCAGCAAGCAAATCACCGCAGATAAGCAATACAAGGGCATCATAGACTGCGTGGTTCGGATCCCCAAGGAGCAGGGAGTCCTGTCCTTCTGGCGCGGTAACCTGGCCAATGTCATCAGATACTTCCCCACCCAGGCCCTCAACTTCGCCTTCAAAGATAAATACAAGCAGATCTTCCTGGGTGGCGTGGACAAGAGAACCCAGTTTTGGCGCTACTTTGCAGGGAATCTGGCATCGGGTGGCGCCGCTGGGGCCACATCCTTGTGTTTTGTGTATCCTCTGGATTTTGCCCGTACCCGTCTAGCGGCCGATGTGGGCAAAGCCGGAGCGGAAAGGGAATTCCGAGGCCTTGGTGACTGCCTGGTTAAGATCTACAAATCTGATGGGATTAAGGGCCTGTACCAAGGCTTTAATGTGTCTGTGCAGGGCATTATCATCTACCGAGCTGCCTACTTCGGTATCTATGATACCGCAAAGG GCATGCTTCCGGATCCCAAGAACACTCACATCTTCATCAGCTGGATGATCGCACAGTCCGTCACAGCGGTTGCCGGGTTGACTTCCTATCCCTTTGACACTGTTCGTCGCCGAATGATGATGCAGTCGGGGCGCAAAGGAA CCGACATCATGTACACAGGCACGCTTGACTGCTGGAGGAAGATTGCTCGTGACGAAGGGGCCAAAGCTTTTTTCAAGGGGGCGTGGTCCAATGTTCTCAGAGGCATGGGTGGTGCCTTCGTGCTTGTCTTGTATGATGAAATCAAGAAGTTCACATAA